The Streptomyces sp. NBC_01197 genome window below encodes:
- a CDS encoding amino acid permease: MSEPLQAEPLSAGLKQRHLTMLGLGGVIGAGLFVGSGAGIAVAGPGIVVSYLIAGTLAMLVMRMLGEMSSALPASGSFSVHAERALGRWAGFTVGWLYWFLLVVVLAVEATAAAQIANGWVPGIPQWTWVLVFMVVFTVANLAAVRNFGEFEFWFAALKVGAIVLFLALGLLAVFGVLPDTDPVGMTNLTGKGGFLPHGWHGVISGVLAVVFAFGGLEVVTIAAAETQNPVRAVSRAVRSAVVRILFFYVGSMLVIVTVLPWSAQKAGLSPYVTVLDSIGVPSAGAIMNIVVFVAMLSALNANLYGSSRMIFSLAERGEAPRGLLKVTGSVPRRAVLASVTFGFVSVLLNLEWPDSVFLYMLNAVGAVLLFVWALIAASQLRLRRKIERDTPELLQLRMWGFPWLTWVTLVGLAAVFVLMLTDATARPQLLWSLGATAVVLVAAGVRELSARRG; this comes from the coding sequence ATGTCCGAACCACTCCAGGCGGAGCCACTCTCCGCCGGTCTCAAGCAGCGCCATCTGACCATGCTCGGCCTGGGCGGGGTGATCGGCGCCGGGCTCTTCGTGGGTTCGGGCGCGGGCATCGCGGTCGCGGGCCCCGGCATCGTCGTCTCCTATCTGATCGCGGGCACGCTCGCGATGCTGGTGATGCGGATGCTGGGCGAGATGTCGTCGGCGCTCCCCGCGTCCGGTTCGTTCTCGGTGCACGCGGAGCGGGCGCTGGGGCGCTGGGCCGGATTCACGGTGGGGTGGCTGTACTGGTTCCTGCTGGTGGTCGTCCTCGCGGTGGAGGCGACGGCCGCGGCCCAGATAGCCAACGGCTGGGTGCCCGGCATACCGCAGTGGACCTGGGTGCTGGTCTTCATGGTGGTCTTCACCGTCGCCAACCTCGCGGCCGTGCGGAACTTCGGCGAGTTCGAGTTCTGGTTCGCGGCGCTGAAGGTCGGCGCGATCGTCCTCTTCCTGGCACTCGGGCTGCTGGCGGTCTTCGGCGTGCTCCCGGACACCGACCCGGTCGGGATGACCAACCTCACCGGGAAGGGCGGCTTCCTGCCGCACGGCTGGCACGGCGTCATCTCCGGTGTGCTCGCGGTCGTCTTCGCCTTCGGCGGTCTTGAGGTCGTGACGATCGCCGCAGCCGAGACGCAGAACCCGGTGCGCGCGGTCAGCCGGGCGGTGCGCAGCGCGGTGGTCCGGATCCTCTTCTTCTACGTGGGGTCGATGCTTGTCATCGTGACGGTGCTGCCCTGGAGCGCGCAGAAGGCGGGGCTCTCGCCGTATGTGACGGTGCTCGACTCCATCGGCGTGCCGTCCGCGGGCGCCATCATGAACATCGTCGTCTTCGTCGCGATGCTGTCCGCGCTGAACGCCAATCTGTACGGTTCATCGCGGATGATCTTCTCGCTGGCCGAGCGGGGCGAGGCGCCGCGCGGGCTGCTCAAGGTCACCGGCAGCGTGCCGCGCCGGGCGGTCCTCGCCTCCGTCACCTTCGGCTTCGTGTCGGTCCTGCTCAATCTGGAGTGGCCGGACTCGGTCTTCCTCTACATGCTCAACGCGGTCGGCGCGGTGCTGCTGTTCGTCTGGGCCCTGATCGCCGCCTCCCAGCTGCGGCTGCGCCGCAAGATCGAGCGGGACACCCCGGAGCTGCTGCAGCTGAGGATGTGGGGCTTCCCGTGGCTGACCTGGGTGACGCTGGTCGGTCTGGCCGCCGTCTTCGTCCTGATGCTGACCGATGCCACGGCGCGTCCGCAGCTGCTGTGGTCGCTGGGCGCGACGGCCGTGGTACTGGTGGCCGCGGGCGTACGGGAGTTGAGCGCCCGGCGCGGTTAG
- a CDS encoding amino acid permease — translation MSAAPPSRVVGRSPDGDSPDGLQAGLKNRHLSMIAIGGVIGAGLFVGSGAGINAAGPGILLSYALTGLLVVLVMRMLGEMAAADPVSGSFSTYADRALGRWAGFTIGWLYWFFWAVVLAVEATAAASILTGWVPAIPQWAWALLVMLVLTGTNLVSVGSFGEFEFWFAGIKVVSIIAFIVIGLLAVFGLPPGHDPAGMSNLTGHGGFLPNGPGAILSGMLLVVFSFMGSEIVTLAAAESPNPVVAVRKAVNSVIWRIALFYIGSIFVIVTLLPWDSKAVTASPYVAVLDSLKIPGAGTIMDIVVLTAVLSCLNSGLYTASRMAFSLGQRGDAPKAFATVNRGGVPAVAIWASVAFGFVAVFFNYIAQDTVFQFLLNSSGAVALFVWLVICFSQLRMRRRIERENPELLTVRMWLYPYLTWATIALILFVVGYMLYDTDGRKQMLLSVLVGALVLVVAVVRDRRRKAVAEAAPAAADG, via the coding sequence ATGAGTGCTGCACCTCCTTCGCGGGTCGTCGGCAGATCGCCCGACGGCGATTCCCCTGACGGACTTCAGGCAGGACTGAAGAACCGCCATCTCTCGATGATCGCCATCGGTGGTGTGATCGGCGCGGGGCTGTTCGTGGGCTCCGGGGCCGGGATCAACGCCGCGGGCCCGGGCATTCTGCTCTCGTACGCGCTGACCGGACTGCTCGTCGTCCTGGTGATGCGGATGCTGGGCGAGATGGCCGCGGCGGATCCGGTCTCCGGTTCCTTCTCCACGTACGCCGACCGGGCGCTCGGCCGGTGGGCCGGGTTCACCATCGGCTGGCTCTACTGGTTCTTCTGGGCCGTGGTGCTGGCGGTGGAAGCGACCGCGGCCGCGTCGATCCTCACCGGGTGGGTGCCGGCGATACCGCAGTGGGCGTGGGCGCTCCTGGTGATGCTGGTGCTGACCGGCACCAACCTGGTCTCGGTCGGCTCCTTCGGCGAATTCGAATTCTGGTTCGCCGGGATCAAGGTCGTCTCGATCATTGCCTTCATCGTCATCGGGCTGCTTGCCGTGTTCGGCCTGCCGCCGGGCCACGACCCGGCCGGGATGAGCAATCTGACCGGGCACGGCGGATTCCTGCCGAACGGGCCGGGCGCGATCCTCTCCGGGATGCTGCTGGTCGTCTTCTCGTTCATGGGCTCGGAGATCGTGACGCTGGCCGCCGCCGAGTCGCCCAACCCGGTGGTTGCCGTCCGCAAGGCGGTCAACAGCGTGATCTGGCGGATCGCGCTGTTCTACATCGGCTCGATCTTCGTCATCGTCACACTGCTGCCGTGGGACTCCAAGGCGGTCACCGCCAGTCCGTACGTGGCCGTGCTCGACTCGCTGAAGATCCCCGGCGCCGGCACGATCATGGACATCGTGGTGCTGACCGCGGTGCTCTCCTGTCTCAACTCCGGTCTGTACACGGCCTCCAGGATGGCCTTCTCGCTCGGTCAGCGCGGTGACGCCCCGAAGGCGTTCGCCACGGTCAACCGGGGCGGCGTGCCCGCCGTCGCGATCTGGGCCTCCGTCGCGTTCGGCTTTGTCGCGGTGTTCTTCAACTACATCGCCCAGGACACCGTCTTCCAGTTCCTGCTGAACTCGTCGGGCGCGGTGGCCCTCTTCGTCTGGCTGGTCATCTGCTTCTCGCAGCTGCGGATGCGCCGCAGGATCGAGCGGGAGAACCCGGAGCTGCTGACCGTACGGATGTGGCTTTACCCGTATCTGACCTGGGCGACGATCGCCCTGATCCTCTTCGTGGTCGGCTACATGCTGTACGACACCGACGGGCGCAAGCAGATGCTGCTCTCGGTGCTGGTGGGCGCGCTGGTACTGGTGGTCGCGGTGGTACGGGACCGTCGGCGGAAGGCCGTCGCGGAGGCGGCCCCGGCCGCGGCCGACGGCTGA
- a CDS encoding acyltransferase family protein — MVQAPHGYQRAPLPLARETEPETPTDSQAPPRPDTAHVQAPAPGAKKERNALFDNAKFLAIVLVATAHAWEPIMDGSRTTRALYMFVYTFHMPAFIIISGYFSRSFDMRPDRLRRLVTGVVVPYVIFETAYSLYDKWGNNDPGHEISLLDPYFLTWFLVALFIWRLTTPIWLNLRYPLTLSLVIAVLASITPNIGDDLDLQRVLQFLPFFVLGLKLKPEHFQLVQRRGARPVAVAVMLVTLVFSYWAAPRMTLNWFYRGTSAQQLGVDWWEGVVMTLGLTVCGLVLTACFLALVPRRKTWFTALGAGTLCGYLLHGLLIKTIEYAGLIDHYSWLKSPLGEVFATLFMAVAVTLFCTPPVRRVMRFATEPEMKWAFRSDPVENARKREREKVPA, encoded by the coding sequence ATGGTTCAAGCTCCACACGGATATCAGCGGGCCCCACTCCCCCTGGCGCGGGAGACGGAACCCGAAACCCCCACGGACTCACAGGCGCCGCCCAGACCGGACACAGCGCACGTACAGGCGCCCGCCCCCGGCGCCAAGAAGGAGCGCAACGCGCTCTTCGACAACGCGAAGTTCCTGGCCATCGTGCTCGTGGCCACGGCACACGCGTGGGAACCGATCATGGACGGCAGCCGCACCACGCGGGCGCTGTACATGTTCGTCTACACGTTCCATATGCCTGCATTCATCATTATCTCGGGGTATTTCTCCCGCAGTTTCGACATGCGGCCCGACCGGCTGCGTCGGCTGGTGACAGGTGTCGTCGTTCCTTATGTGATCTTCGAGACCGCCTACTCGCTCTACGACAAGTGGGGCAACAACGACCCCGGTCACGAGATCAGCCTGCTCGACCCGTACTTCCTGACGTGGTTTCTGGTCGCCCTCTTCATCTGGCGTCTCACCACGCCGATCTGGCTCAATCTGCGCTATCCGCTGACCCTCTCGCTCGTCATCGCGGTCCTCGCGTCGATCACCCCCAACATCGGCGACGACCTCGATCTGCAGCGGGTCCTCCAGTTCCTGCCGTTCTTCGTGCTGGGCCTCAAGCTCAAGCCCGAGCACTTCCAGTTGGTGCAGCGCCGGGGTGCACGGCCGGTGGCCGTCGCGGTCATGCTGGTCACACTGGTGTTCTCCTACTGGGCCGCGCCCAGAATGACGCTCAACTGGTTCTACCGGGGCACCAGCGCCCAGCAGCTCGGCGTCGACTGGTGGGAGGGCGTCGTGATGACGCTCGGCCTCACCGTCTGCGGGCTGGTGCTGACCGCCTGCTTCCTGGCCCTCGTGCCGCGCCGCAAGACCTGGTTCACCGCGCTCGGCGCCGGCACGCTCTGCGGCTATCTGCTGCACGGCCTGCTCATCAAGACCATCGAGTACGCGGGCCTGATCGACCACTACAGCTGGTTGAAGAGCCCGCTGGGCGAGGTCTTCGCGACCCTCTTCATGGCGGTGGCCGTGACGCTGTTCTGCACCCCGCCGGTGCGGCGCGTGATGCGCTTCGCGACGGAACCCGAGATGAAGTGGGCGTTCCGGTCCGACCCGGTGGAGAACGCACGGAAGCGGGAACGCGAGAAGGTTCCGGCTTGA
- a CDS encoding Fpg/Nei family DNA glycosylase → MPEGHTIHRLAADHLERFGGRPVRASSPQGKFAGSAALIDRHTLETAEAHGKHLFLGFGAGGWVHIHLGLFGKLDFGTAPAVPPTDTVRLRLVNEEAYADLRGPTTCTLITDGEKQAIHDRLGPDPLRPADSGDRAWSRISRSRTTVAALLMDQKVIAGVGNVYRAEILFRHGIDPYRAGKDLTRAEWDAVWADLVALMREGVRNNRIDTVRPEHMPEATGRAPRVDDHGGEVYVYRRAAMPCHLCGAGIRTAPLAARNLFWCPDCQQR, encoded by the coding sequence GTGCCCGAGGGCCACACCATCCACCGACTGGCCGCCGACCACCTCGAGAGGTTCGGCGGCCGGCCTGTGCGTGCCTCCAGCCCGCAGGGCAAGTTCGCAGGCAGCGCGGCGCTCATCGACCGCCACACCCTGGAGACCGCCGAGGCGCACGGAAAGCATCTGTTCCTGGGCTTCGGCGCGGGCGGCTGGGTCCATATCCACCTGGGTCTGTTCGGGAAGCTGGACTTCGGCACCGCGCCCGCCGTGCCTCCCACCGACACGGTCCGGCTGCGCCTGGTCAACGAAGAGGCGTACGCCGACCTGCGCGGCCCGACCACCTGCACGCTGATCACGGACGGCGAGAAGCAGGCGATACACGACCGGCTCGGCCCCGACCCGCTCCGTCCCGCGGACTCCGGCGACCGCGCCTGGTCCCGGATCTCCCGCTCCCGTACGACCGTGGCCGCCCTGCTCATGGACCAGAAGGTGATCGCGGGCGTCGGCAACGTCTACCGCGCCGAGATCCTCTTCCGGCACGGCATCGACCCGTACCGCGCGGGCAAGGACTTGACCCGCGCCGAGTGGGACGCGGTCTGGGCCGACCTGGTGGCCCTGATGCGGGAGGGCGTACGGAACAACCGCATCGACACCGTCCGCCCCGAACACATGCCCGAGGCGACCGGCCGGGCGCCCCGGGTCGACGACCACGGCGGTGAGGTGTACGTCTACCGCCGGGCCGCGATGCCCTGCCACCTCTGCGGCGCCGGGATCCGCACCGCTCCGCTGGCCGCCCGCAACCTCTTCTGGTGCCCGGACTGCCAGCAGCGCTAG
- a CDS encoding superoxide dismutase has protein sequence MATYTLPELPYDYAALEPVISPQIIELHHDKHHAAYVKGANDTLEQLAEARDKDQWDAVNGLEKNLAFHLSGHILHSIYWHNMTGDGGGEPLDKDGTGELAGAIAESFGSFAKFKAQLTKAAATTQGSGWGVLAYEPVSGRLIVEQIYDHQGNVGQGSVPVLVFDAWEHAFYLQYKNQKVDFIEAMWKVVNWQDVARRYAAAKERSDVLLLAP, from the coding sequence ATGGCGACTTACACACTTCCTGAACTTCCGTACGACTACGCGGCGCTGGAACCGGTGATCAGCCCCCAGATCATCGAGCTGCACCACGACAAGCACCACGCGGCGTATGTGAAGGGCGCGAACGACACGCTGGAGCAGCTGGCGGAGGCGCGCGACAAGGACCAGTGGGATGCGGTGAACGGGCTGGAGAAGAACCTCGCGTTCCATCTCTCCGGTCACATCCTGCACAGCATCTACTGGCACAACATGACCGGTGACGGCGGCGGTGAGCCCCTCGACAAGGACGGCACCGGTGAGCTCGCCGGTGCGATCGCCGAGTCGTTCGGCTCCTTCGCCAAGTTCAAGGCCCAGCTGACCAAGGCCGCTGCGACCACCCAGGGTTCGGGCTGGGGCGTCCTCGCGTACGAGCCGGTCAGCGGGCGGCTCATCGTCGAGCAGATCTACGACCACCAGGGCAACGTCGGCCAGGGCTCGGTGCCCGTCCTGGTCTTCGACGCCTGGGAGCACGCCTTCTATCTGCAGTACAAGAACCAGAAGGTGGACTTCATCGAGGCGATGTGGAAGGTCGTCAACTGGCAGGACGTGGCCAGGCGTTACGCGGCGGCCAAGGAGCGCTCCGACGTGCTGCTGCTCGCACCGTGA
- a CDS encoding ribose-5-phosphate isomerase, translating to MRVYLGSDHAGYELKTHLVEWLTAHGHEPVDCGPHIYDAVDDYPPFCLRAAVKTAADPDSLGVVIGGSGNGEQIAANKVKGVRAVLAWSEQTAALGREHNNANVISVGGRMHTQEEAVKFVEIFLNTPYSGEERHQRRIDMLTAYEATGELPPVPAHHPQKD from the coding sequence ATGCGCGTGTACCTCGGTTCCGATCATGCCGGTTACGAACTCAAGACCCACCTCGTCGAGTGGCTCACCGCCCACGGTCATGAGCCCGTGGACTGCGGTCCCCACATCTACGACGCCGTGGACGACTACCCGCCGTTCTGCCTCCGGGCCGCCGTGAAGACGGCCGCGGACCCCGACAGCCTCGGCGTCGTCATCGGCGGCTCCGGCAATGGTGAGCAGATCGCGGCCAACAAGGTCAAGGGTGTCCGGGCGGTGCTCGCCTGGAGCGAGCAGACCGCCGCGCTCGGCCGCGAGCACAACAACGCCAACGTCATCTCCGTCGGCGGCCGGATGCACACGCAGGAGGAGGCGGTGAAGTTCGTGGAGATCTTCCTCAACACCCCGTACTCCGGCGAGGAGCGCCACCAGCGCCGCATCGACATGCTCACCGCGTACGAGGCGACCGGCGAGCTGCCGCCCGTCCCGGCCCACCACCCGCAGAAGGACTAG
- a CDS encoding GNAT family N-acetyltransferase, with protein MDTELKVLRRDNVDTWYWGLMRAFGGVDEPPEERALWDDLTEFERSIGAWDGDQCVGTTGAFSFKLSVPGGAYVPAAGVTMVSVAATHRRRGILTAMMRRQLDDVRALGEPLAILTASEPAIYGRFGYGIASRQLTAEIDTSRVTLAVPAGTDAVRLRYAPVEEAAAQCEALYVRSIGSRPGMLQRNPGWERLPLLDPPGQREGASPLQCVLAERDGELVGYARFHTKPDSDAAGPRGSVRLRHIDAVDPAACAALWRFLFSIDLMTTLHVRNRPMDDPWQYLVSDFRRCRLQIRDVLHLRLVDVGAALEARTYRVPVDVVLDVEDAFCPWNSGRWRLTGDTGGAACVRSDDPADLELSVQELGAAYLGGTSLTALADAGLVRELRPGSLALASLAFGSEKAPWLPHGF; from the coding sequence ATGGATACCGAGCTGAAGGTTCTGCGCCGGGACAACGTGGACACCTGGTACTGGGGGCTGATGCGTGCCTTCGGCGGGGTGGACGAACCGCCGGAGGAGCGCGCGCTCTGGGACGATCTCACCGAGTTCGAGCGCTCGATCGGCGCCTGGGACGGTGACCAGTGCGTGGGCACGACGGGGGCGTTCAGCTTCAAGCTCTCGGTGCCGGGCGGCGCGTACGTACCGGCGGCGGGCGTGACCATGGTCAGTGTCGCGGCGACGCACCGGCGGCGCGGGATCCTGACGGCCATGATGCGGCGGCAGTTGGACGACGTACGAGCGCTCGGTGAGCCGCTGGCCATACTGACCGCGTCGGAGCCCGCGATCTACGGCCGGTTCGGATACGGCATCGCCTCCCGGCAGTTGACGGCCGAGATCGACACCTCGCGGGTGACGCTCGCGGTCCCGGCGGGGACCGACGCCGTACGGCTGCGGTACGCGCCGGTCGAGGAGGCGGCCGCGCAGTGCGAGGCGCTGTACGTGCGCTCCATCGGTTCGCGCCCCGGAATGCTCCAGCGGAATCCGGGCTGGGAGCGGCTGCCGCTGCTCGACCCGCCCGGCCAGCGTGAGGGTGCGTCGCCGCTGCAGTGCGTGCTTGCCGAGCGGGACGGCGAGTTGGTGGGATACGCCCGTTTCCACACGAAACCCGATTCGGATGCCGCGGGCCCCAGGGGCTCCGTCCGGCTGCGGCACATCGACGCGGTGGACCCGGCGGCGTGCGCGGCTCTGTGGCGGTTCCTGTTCAGCATTGATCTGATGACGACGCTCCACGTCCGCAACCGGCCGATGGACGACCCCTGGCAGTATCTGGTGTCGGACTTCCGCCGGTGCCGACTACAGATCCGCGATGTGCTGCATCTGCGCCTTGTGGACGTGGGGGCCGCGCTCGAAGCGCGTACCTACCGGGTCCCGGTGGATGTGGTGCTGGACGTCGAGGACGCCTTCTGCCCCTGGAACAGCGGGCGTTGGCGGCTGACCGGGGACACCGGAGGCGCGGCCTGCGTACGGAGCGACGACCCGGCAGATCTCGAACTGTCCGTACAGGAGCTGGGCGCCGCGTATCTCGGCGGTACGTCGCTCACCGCGCTGGCGGACGCCGGTCTGGTGCGGGAGCTGCGGCCGGGGTCGCTGGCCCTGGCGTCGCTCGCCTTCGGTTCGGAGAAGGCGCCCTGGCTGCCGCACGGCTTCTGA
- a CDS encoding PP2C family protein-serine/threonine phosphatase: MTGRVGEEAFTARMRKSVHRARTVLRRSGVDYFRGDGSEGLALATLLLTVPALAWATILTPVWCSPSTLVLPIVAGGLLLRPASLLGLYAAAAAALIVESVKLGPYDDGAAPVTPGTVLTVAACGLFGLLIAQFRSRVGVPWRRGGTMLFDLRERIRIQSKLPRLPQGWHREMALRPAGGQSFSGDFVVAARTSGGRTLEVVLTDVSGKGMDAGSRALLLSGAFGGLLGSLPPHDFLPAANGYLLRQDWDEGFATSIHLVLDLDTGDYELLSAGHLPALQLHAGSGLWEEKSGEGPLLGVYDGAEFDAAKGSLGPGDVLMLFTDGLVEAPGRDISEGIDRLSGEADRYVASTFEGAAWHLIEAVAKDVNDDRALLLICRDSDAGPVL, translated from the coding sequence ATGACCGGTCGCGTCGGAGAAGAAGCGTTCACGGCCCGGATGCGGAAGTCGGTGCACCGGGCCAGGACAGTGCTGCGCCGATCCGGTGTCGACTACTTCCGCGGCGACGGCTCCGAAGGGTTGGCCCTCGCCACACTCCTGCTGACCGTCCCCGCGCTGGCCTGGGCGACCATCCTCACCCCGGTCTGGTGCTCACCCTCGACGCTGGTCCTGCCCATCGTGGCCGGCGGACTGCTGCTGCGCCCGGCGAGCCTGCTGGGCCTCTACGCCGCGGCGGCCGCCGCCCTCATCGTCGAATCCGTCAAGCTCGGTCCGTACGACGACGGCGCCGCGCCGGTCACCCCCGGCACGGTCCTCACGGTGGCCGCCTGCGGGCTCTTCGGCCTGCTCATCGCGCAGTTCCGCAGCCGGGTCGGGGTGCCGTGGCGGCGCGGCGGAACCATGCTCTTCGACCTGCGCGAACGGATCCGAATCCAGAGCAAACTGCCGCGGCTGCCACAGGGCTGGCACCGCGAGATGGCGCTGCGGCCGGCCGGCGGGCAGTCCTTCTCGGGCGACTTCGTGGTCGCCGCGCGCACCAGCGGCGGACGCACCCTGGAAGTCGTCCTGACGGACGTCTCCGGCAAGGGGATGGACGCGGGCTCCCGGGCCCTCCTGCTCTCGGGCGCCTTCGGCGGTCTGCTCGGCTCGCTGCCGCCCCATGACTTCCTGCCGGCCGCCAACGGCTATCTGCTGCGCCAGGACTGGGACGAGGGGTTCGCCACCTCGATCCATCTGGTCCTCGACCTGGACACGGGCGACTACGAACTCCTGTCGGCCGGCCACCTCCCGGCGCTCCAACTGCACGCGGGCAGCGGCCTGTGGGAGGAGAAGTCGGGCGAGGGCCCGCTCCTCGGCGTCTACGACGGCGCCGAGTTCGACGCCGCCAAGGGGTCGCTCGGCCCCGGCGACGTCCTGATGCTCTTCACGGACGGCCTGGTCGAGGCACCCGGCCGCGATATCAGCGAGGGGATCGACCGGCTGAGCGGGGAGGCCGACCGCTATGTGGCCAGCACCTTCGAGGGCGCGGCGTGGCATCTCATCGAGGCGGTGGCCAAGGACGTCAACGACGACAGGGCGCTGCTGCTGATATGCCGCGACAGCGACGCGGGGCCGGTGCTGTAA
- a CDS encoding biotin transporter BioY — protein MSTAAATTRPGAVLADLLPATRTRDIALVLGGAALTGIAAQIAVPIPGSPVPVTGQTFAALLVGASLGARRGFLSLAVYALVGMAGVPWFAGGASGAGGATFGYVLGMLLASAVVGALARRGGDRSVLRTAGTMVLGSAIIYAIGVPYLALTTGLSASAAIAAGLVPFLIGDALKAALAMGALPSAWKLAGRRG, from the coding sequence ATGAGTACTGCTGCCGCCACCACCCGCCCCGGAGCGGTTCTCGCCGACCTGCTGCCTGCCACCCGTACGCGCGACATCGCGCTCGTGCTCGGCGGCGCCGCGCTCACCGGCATTGCCGCGCAGATCGCCGTGCCGATCCCCGGCTCCCCGGTCCCGGTCACCGGACAGACCTTCGCCGCGCTCCTGGTCGGCGCCTCGCTCGGCGCGCGCCGCGGCTTCCTCTCCCTCGCGGTGTACGCACTGGTGGGCATGGCGGGTGTGCCGTGGTTCGCCGGCGGCGCGTCGGGCGCCGGCGGCGCCACGTTCGGCTACGTCCTGGGCATGCTGCTCGCATCGGCCGTGGTCGGCGCGCTGGCCCGGCGCGGCGGTGACCGGTCCGTGCTGCGCACCGCGGGGACCATGGTGCTCGGCTCTGCGATCATCTACGCGATCGGTGTCCCGTACCTGGCGCTGACCACCGGCCTGTCGGCCTCCGCGGCCATCGCCGCCGGTCTGGTCCCGTTCCTCATCGGCGACGCGCTGAAGGCGGCCCTCGCGATGGGCGCGCTGCCGAGCGCCTGGAAGCTGGCGGGCCGCCGCGGCTGA
- a CDS encoding mycothiol-dependent nitroreductase Rv2466c family protein: MSEKTPVDFWFDPLCPWAWMTSRWMLEVEKVRDIEVRWHVMSLAVLNEDRVDELPEAYREMLAVKAWAPVRVVVAAQQKHGDEVVGKLYTALGTRFHNEGQGPTREAIAAALDEVGLPAELLDYADQSPFDYEAELRASHHDGIDKVGQEVGTPVIAVPGTDGEQIAFFGPVVTPAPKGDDAAKLWDGTLMVASIPGFYEIKRTRTQGPVFD; encoded by the coding sequence ATGTCCGAGAAGACCCCCGTCGACTTCTGGTTCGATCCGCTGTGCCCATGGGCGTGGATGACGTCCCGCTGGATGCTTGAGGTCGAGAAGGTCCGGGACATCGAGGTCCGCTGGCACGTGATGAGTCTGGCCGTCCTCAACGAGGACCGGGTCGACGAGCTGCCCGAGGCGTACCGCGAGATGCTCGCCGTCAAGGCCTGGGCGCCGGTGCGGGTCGTCGTCGCCGCCCAGCAGAAGCACGGTGACGAGGTCGTCGGCAAGCTGTACACCGCGCTGGGCACCCGTTTCCACAACGAGGGCCAGGGCCCGACCCGTGAGGCCATCGCGGCCGCGCTGGACGAGGTGGGTCTGCCCGCCGAGCTGCTCGACTACGCGGACCAGAGCCCGTTCGACTACGAGGCGGAGCTGCGCGCCTCCCACCACGACGGCATCGACAAGGTCGGCCAGGAGGTCGGCACCCCCGTCATCGCGGTCCCCGGCACGGACGGCGAGCAGATCGCGTTCTTCGGTCCGGTCGTCACCCCGGCCCCCAAGGGCGACGACGCGGCGAAGCTCTGGGACGGCACTCTGATGGTGGCCTCGATCCCCGGCTTCTACGAGATCAAGCGGACCCGCACGCAGGGCCCGGTCTTCGACTGA